The Alphaproteobacteria bacterium genome contains a region encoding:
- a CDS encoding YbaB/EbfC family nucleoid-associated protein encodes MADFLGMMKQAAQLQTKMQEMQAELDLLTVEGTAGGGMVTVTMSAKGDLKGVRIDDSLVKPTEKEIIEDLIVAAHADARRKAEVLLTEKMKSLTGGLPLPPGLKLF; translated from the coding sequence ATGGCTGACTTCCTCGGCATGATGAAGCAGGCGGCTCAGCTTCAGACCAAGATGCAGGAGATGCAGGCCGAGCTCGACCTCCTCACGGTGGAGGGAACGGCCGGCGGCGGCATGGTGACGGTCACGATGTCGGCCAAGGGCGATCTGAAGGGCGTGCGCATCGACGACTCGCTGGTGAAGCCGACCGAGAAGGAAATCATCGAGGACCTGATCGTCGCGGCGCATGCGGATGCGCGGCGCAAGGCCGAGGTGCTGCTCACCGAGAAGATGAAAAGCCTCACCGGCGGCCTGCCGCTGCCGCCGGGGCTGAAGTTGTTTTAA
- the recR gene encoding recombination mediator RecR — MPAVAGPEIERLIQLLARLPGLGPRSARRAALHLIKKRDLLMAPLTSALQTAIEKIVVCATCGNIDTQNPCTVCIDPRRDPSVIVVVADVADLWALERAGAISARYHVLGGTLSPLDGIGPGDLTIDALISRAHAPDVAEVILALNATVDGQTTAHYITDLLRDANVKVTRLAHGVPVGGELDYLDEGTLSAAIRQRTVF; from the coding sequence ATGCCCGCCGTTGCCGGTCCCGAGATCGAACGGCTGATCCAGCTGCTCGCGCGCCTGCCCGGGCTCGGGCCGCGCTCGGCGCGCCGCGCCGCGCTGCACCTGATCAAGAAGCGCGACCTGTTGATGGCGCCTCTGACGAGCGCGCTGCAGACCGCGATCGAAAAGATCGTGGTGTGCGCGACCTGCGGCAACATCGACACGCAGAACCCCTGCACGGTGTGCATCGATCCGCGCCGCGATCCGAGTGTCATCGTGGTGGTGGCGGACGTCGCGGACCTGTGGGCGCTGGAGCGCGCCGGCGCGATCAGTGCGCGCTACCATGTGCTGGGCGGCACGCTCTCGCCGCTCGACGGCATCGGGCCCGGCGATCTCACGATCGATGCGCTCATCTCGCGCGCGCATGCCCCCGATGTGGCCGAAGTGATCCTCGCGCTCAACGCGACCGTCGACGGCCAGACCACCGCGCATTACATCACCGACCTGTTGCGTGATGCGAACGTGAAGGTGACGCGTCTCGCGCATGGCGTGCCGGTCGGCGGCGAGCTCGATTATCTCGACGAAGGCACGCTCTCGGCCGCGATCAGGCAGCGGACGGTGTTTTAA
- a CDS encoding MFS transporter codes for MTAGPRTEHRDARWADTLAVYLRPRVLIVMFLGFSSGLPLALSGSTLQVWATEGGVNLRTIGLFAIIGTPYTIKFLWAPFVDALGVPVLSRLLGRRRGWLVAAQLMLMAAIAILAFCDPSRGPVLAIAAAILVATASATQDIVIDAFRVESLPENEQAAGMASYVAAYRVANLLSTAGALYVVTGFETGLGFPRSSAWTFGYLVMALMVMIGLAASILATEPEKSDAVEAEHARHASQSKLTRVYETARVALADFMLRDAAVVVLAFVVLFKFTDALAGAMTAPFVIQLGFTRVDYANIIKGLGFAATLIGGFAGGYVARAFPLVTSLWIGGILQAAANFAFTWQAHVGKDAAWLSFAITVENFTSAIGTVIFVGYLSALCRNPLHTATQFALLTALSAVGRTYLSSGAGYIVEWTGWAWFFAICAIAGIPGLLLLVWLQARGHFEALKKPATGG; via the coding sequence ATGACGGCCGGACCGAGGACCGAGCATCGCGACGCAAGATGGGCCGACACGCTCGCGGTCTACCTGCGGCCGCGCGTGCTGATCGTCATGTTCCTCGGCTTCTCGTCCGGCCTGCCGCTCGCGCTCTCCGGCTCGACGTTGCAGGTGTGGGCGACCGAAGGCGGCGTGAACCTTCGCACCATCGGGCTCTTCGCGATCATCGGCACGCCCTACACGATCAAGTTTCTCTGGGCGCCGTTCGTCGATGCGCTCGGCGTTCCGGTGCTGTCGCGGCTGCTCGGGCGGCGGCGCGGCTGGCTCGTCGCCGCGCAACTGATGCTGATGGCGGCGATCGCGATTCTCGCCTTCTGCGACCCGAGCCGCGGGCCGGTGCTCGCAATCGCAGCCGCGATCCTGGTCGCAACCGCCTCGGCCACGCAGGACATCGTGATCGACGCGTTCCGCGTCGAAAGCCTGCCCGAGAACGAGCAGGCCGCCGGCATGGCGTCCTACGTGGCGGCCTATCGGGTCGCCAACCTGCTCTCGACCGCGGGCGCGCTCTATGTCGTGACCGGCTTCGAGACAGGGCTCGGCTTCCCGCGCAGCAGTGCCTGGACGTTCGGCTACCTCGTGATGGCGCTGATGGTGATGATCGGGCTTGCCGCCTCGATCCTCGCGACCGAGCCGGAAAAATCCGACGCGGTCGAGGCCGAGCACGCCCGCCACGCCAGCCAGAGCAAGCTGACGCGGGTCTACGAGACCGCGCGCGTTGCGCTCGCCGATTTCATGCTGCGGGATGCGGCGGTGGTCGTGCTCGCCTTCGTGGTGCTGTTCAAGTTCACCGATGCGCTGGCCGGCGCGATGACGGCGCCGTTCGTCATCCAGCTCGGCTTCACGCGTGTCGACTACGCGAACATCATCAAGGGGCTGGGCTTTGCGGCGACGCTGATCGGCGGCTTTGCGGGCGGCTATGTGGCGCGCGCGTTTCCCCTCGTCACGAGCCTGTGGATCGGCGGCATCCTGCAGGCCGCGGCAAATTTCGCCTTCACCTGGCAGGCGCATGTCGGCAAGGACGCGGCGTGGCTCTCGTTCGCCATCACGGTCGAGAACTTCACCAGCGCGATCGGCACCGTGATCTTCGTCGGCTACCTCTCGGCGCTGTGCCGGAACCCGCTGCACACCGCGACGCAATTCGCACTGCTCACCGCGCTCTCCGCCGTCGGCCGCACCTACCTGTCGAGCGGCGCCGGCTACATCGTCGAGTGGACCGGCTGGGCCTGGTTCTTCGCAATCTGCGCGATTGCCGGGATTCCGGGGCTGCTGCTGCTCGTCTGGCTGCAGGCGCGCGGGCATTTCGAGGCACTCAAGAAACCCGCAACCGGCGGTTAG
- the rmuC gene encoding DNA recombination protein RmuC encodes MTEPFLTIGGLTISAGEALAGFACVVLALLCAIAIMLGRATRARGDEAVRNDERAEELEQRMAEIVRAQSETAGRVHTMGEVLSGRQAELARAVSERLDAVTHRVGQSMQASAQSTMENLAKLNERLAVIDNAQKNLTDLSSQVTSLRQVLANKQARGAFGQGRMEAIVQDGLPNGSYAFQYTLSNNKRPDCAIFLPNDERPLIIDAKFPLEAITALHDARSEGERDIAARRVRADVTRHFTDIAERYLIPGETQDLALMFVPSESVYAELHDGFDDLIQKAYRAQVVLVSPSLLMLAIQVMQQIQKDARMREAAHEIRTEVGHLTQDVARLRERVLNLQKHFGQANEDVSQILVSAEKVVKRGGRIESLEFGDDETRGRMAIPAPVGRKATAAE; translated from the coding sequence ATGACCGAACCCTTCCTGACCATCGGCGGCCTCACCATTTCGGCCGGCGAGGCGCTGGCCGGCTTTGCCTGCGTGGTCCTCGCCCTGCTTTGCGCGATCGCCATCATGCTGGGGCGCGCGACCCGTGCGCGCGGCGATGAAGCCGTGCGGAACGACGAGCGTGCCGAAGAACTGGAACAGCGCATGGCCGAGATCGTGCGCGCCCAGTCCGAGACGGCCGGCCGCGTGCACACCATGGGCGAGGTGCTCTCCGGCCGCCAGGCGGAGCTCGCGCGCGCCGTGTCCGAGCGGCTCGATGCCGTGACCCATCGCGTCGGCCAGTCGATGCAGGCCTCCGCGCAGAGCACCATGGAGAACTTGGCGAAGCTCAACGAGCGGCTCGCCGTCATCGACAATGCGCAAAAGAACCTGACCGATCTCTCCTCGCAGGTGACCTCGCTGCGCCAGGTGCTCGCCAACAAGCAGGCGCGCGGCGCCTTCGGCCAGGGACGCATGGAGGCAATCGTCCAGGACGGATTGCCCAATGGCTCCTATGCGTTCCAGTACACGCTATCGAACAACAAGCGCCCGGACTGCGCGATCTTCCTGCCGAACGACGAACGGCCCCTGATCATCGACGCGAAATTTCCGCTCGAAGCGATCACCGCGCTGCACGACGCGCGCAGCGAGGGCGAGCGCGACATCGCTGCGCGGCGCGTGCGGGCGGACGTGACGCGGCATTTCACCGACATCGCGGAGCGCTATCTCATTCCGGGCGAGACGCAGGACCTCGCGCTGATGTTCGTGCCGTCGGAGTCGGTCTATGCCGAATTGCACGACGGCTTCGACGACCTGATCCAGAAGGCCTACCGCGCGCAGGTCGTGCTGGTGTCGCCGTCGCTGCTGATGCTCGCCATCCAGGTGATGCAGCAGATCCAGAAGGATGCGCGGATGCGCGAGGCGGCGCACGAGATCCGCACCGAGGTCGGCCACCTGACACAGGACGTGGCCCGCCTGCGCGAACGCGTGCTGAACCTGCAGAAGCATTTCGGGCAGGCGAACGAAGACGTCTCGCAGATCCTGGTTTCAGCCGAGAAGGTGGTGAAGCGCGGCGGGCGCATCGAATCGCTCGAGTTCGGCGACGACGAAACGCGGGGGCGGATGGCGATCCCCGCACCGGTTGGCCGAAAAGCCACAGCGGCTGAGTAA
- the def gene encoding peptide deformylase: MALRDIIILPDKRLRQKSDPVKTVDAEVRALVDDMFETMYKAPGVGLAAIQIGVPRRIVTVDTAKKDEPQNPQVFINPEIVWTSEEKGTYEEGCLSIPEYYEEVERPSEVKVRFMDLDGKIREVAANGLLATVLQHEIDHTNGVLFIDHISRLKRDRVIKKFAKAAKREAE, from the coding sequence ATGGCGTTGCGCGACATCATCATTCTCCCCGACAAGCGACTGCGACAAAAATCCGACCCGGTGAAAACCGTGGACGCGGAGGTGCGCGCGCTGGTCGATGACATGTTCGAGACGATGTACAAGGCGCCGGGCGTGGGCCTGGCGGCGATCCAGATCGGCGTGCCCCGGCGCATCGTGACCGTCGACACCGCCAAGAAGGACGAGCCGCAAAATCCGCAGGTGTTCATCAATCCGGAGATCGTGTGGACCTCCGAGGAGAAGGGCACTTACGAGGAAGGCTGCCTCTCGATCCCGGAATACTACGAGGAGGTGGAGCGGCCGAGCGAGGTGAAGGTCCGCTTCATGGATCTCGACGGCAAGATCCGGGAGGTCGCCGCCAACGGCCTGCTCGCCACCGTGCTGCAGCACGAGATCGACCACACCAACGGCGTGCTGTTCATCGACCACATCTCCAGGCTCAAGCGCGACCGCGTGATCAAGAAGTTCGCCAAGGCGGCGAAGCGGGAAGCGGAGTAG
- a CDS encoding type II toxin-antitoxin system VapC family toxin, translating to MILLDTNVISEGIRPKPDANVQAWMDAQRQGDLFLCTPVLAELFYGIERLPKGARRNHLEQVVLRIEATFGDRVLGFDRSAAVEYGRLVGQRDRIGRATSTTDGLIAAIARASGATLATRDTHGFNDLGIDLLNPFEFAG from the coding sequence TTGATACTGCTCGATACGAATGTGATCTCCGAAGGCATACGACCGAAACCGGATGCCAATGTTCAGGCATGGATGGATGCACAGCGTCAGGGGGACTTGTTCCTTTGCACGCCGGTCCTCGCCGAACTCTTCTATGGAATAGAACGATTGCCCAAGGGCGCACGCCGAAATCACCTTGAGCAGGTTGTCCTTCGAATCGAGGCCACATTCGGTGACCGGGTTCTCGGTTTCGACCGTTCGGCGGCCGTTGAGTATGGGAGGCTTGTTGGGCAACGCGATCGGATCGGTCGCGCCACTTCCACGACGGACGGCTTGATCGCGGCGATTGCCAGGGCAAGCGGGGCCACTCTCGCGACCCGCGACACACACGGCTTCAATGATTTGGGTATTGATCTCCTCAATCCCTTTGAGTTCGCCGGCTGA
- the fmt gene encoding methionyl-tRNA formyltransferase has translation MPLRLIFMGTPDFAVPTLIEIVGRGHEVVGVYTRAPRPAGRGMELQPTPVEREARRLRLPVLTPKTLRTQEAAAQFRAHSADAAVVVAYGLILPVPILEAVPLGCFNVHASALPRWRGAAPINRAIMAGDAESGVCVMKMAEGLDTGDVALEERVSIGPDETAGDLHDRLALLGARLMPVALGALERGTLQLTPQPDDGVTYAAKIDKGETRIDWGKPWGEVHNHIRGLSPFPGAWFELGGQRTKVLHSTRGEGSGVPGTVLDERLTIACGKGAVRLTEVQRAGKQPMKAEEFLRGAKIAAGTLLQ, from the coding sequence ATGCCCCTCCGCCTCATCTTCATGGGCACGCCCGACTTCGCGGTGCCGACGCTGATCGAGATCGTCGGACGCGGCCATGAGGTCGTGGGGGTCTACACGCGGGCGCCGAGGCCGGCGGGCCGCGGCATGGAGTTGCAGCCCACACCGGTCGAGCGTGAGGCGCGGCGCTTGCGTCTTCCGGTTCTGACGCCGAAGACCTTGCGCACCCAGGAGGCGGCTGCACAGTTCCGCGCCCACAGCGCCGATGCGGCGGTGGTCGTTGCTTACGGGCTGATCCTGCCCGTGCCTATCCTCGAAGCCGTGCCGCTCGGCTGCTTCAACGTGCATGCCTCGGCTCTCCCGCGCTGGCGCGGCGCCGCGCCGATCAACCGCGCCATCATGGCGGGCGACGCGGAGAGCGGCGTCTGTGTGATGAAAATGGCGGAAGGACTCGACACCGGCGATGTCGCGCTGGAGGAGCGTGTATCCATCGGTCCCGACGAGACGGCGGGCGACCTGCACGACCGGCTCGCTCTCCTCGGCGCGCGCTTGATGCCGGTCGCGCTTGGTGCGCTGGAGCGCGGCACCTTGCAGCTTACGCCGCAGCCGGACGACGGCGTGACCTACGCCGCCAAGATCGACAAGGGCGAGACGCGAATCGATTGGGGCAAGCCATGGGGAGAGGTGCACAACCATATCCGCGGGCTCTCGCCGTTCCCCGGCGCGTGGTTCGAGCTTGGCGGTCAGCGCACCAAGGTACTGCACTCGACGCGCGGGGAGGGCTCAGGCGTGCCCGGCACGGTGCTGGACGAGCGGCTCACCATAGCGTGCGGCAAAGGGGCGGTGCGGCTCACCGAAGTCCAGCGCGCCGGCAAGCAGCCGATGAAGGCCGAGGAATTCCTGCGCGGCGCCAAGATCGCAGCCGGCACCCTTTTGCAATGA
- the truA gene encoding tRNA pseudouridine(38-40) synthase TruA, which translates to MPRYKLTIEYDGTPFAGWQWQEGAPTVQRTLTDAIAALCGHVVKVAGAGRTDAGVHALGQVAHVDLAKDWRADKLRDAVNAHLRPHPVAVLAADKVDEEFDARFSARRRHYLYRIVNRRADLALERTRAWRVPRRLDADAMHAAAQKLTGKHDFTTFRSTECQAKSPVKTLDALDVSRVGDEVRIETSARSFLHNQVRSMVGSLVLVGDGKWSAADLVGALAARDRAACGPVAPPEGLYLVRVDY; encoded by the coding sequence ATGCCGCGCTACAAGCTCACCATCGAATATGACGGCACGCCGTTCGCCGGCTGGCAGTGGCAGGAGGGTGCGCCGACAGTACAGCGGACGCTGACCGACGCGATCGCGGCGCTCTGCGGTCACGTCGTGAAGGTCGCGGGTGCGGGGCGCACCGATGCGGGCGTGCATGCGCTCGGCCAGGTCGCGCATGTCGACCTCGCGAAGGACTGGCGCGCCGACAAGCTGCGCGACGCCGTGAACGCGCACTTGCGGCCGCATCCGGTGGCGGTTCTCGCAGCCGATAAAGTCGATGAGGAATTCGACGCGCGCTTCTCCGCCAGGAGACGCCACTACCTCTATCGCATCGTGAACCGGCGCGCCGATCTCGCGCTGGAGCGCACGCGCGCCTGGCGCGTGCCGCGCCGGCTCGATGCAGACGCGATGCACGCCGCCGCGCAGAAGCTTACCGGCAAGCACGACTTCACCACGTTCCGCTCCACCGAATGCCAGGCGAAGTCGCCGGTGAAGACGCTCGATGCGCTCGACGTGTCGCGCGTGGGTGACGAAGTGCGCATCGAGACCTCGGCACGCTCGTTCCTGCACAATCAGGTGCGCTCGATGGTGGGTTCGCTGGTGCTGGTCGGCGACGGCAAGTGGAGCGCGGCCGATCTCGTGGGCGCGCTCGCGGCGCGCGACCGCGCGGCGTGCGGGCCGGTCGCGCCGCCCGAGGGGCTTTATCTGGTGCGGGTGGATTATTGA
- the dapE gene encoding succinyl-diaminopimelate desuccinylase: protein MPADPIAIARDLISCPSVTPAEGGALAYIEKVLQGAGFRVHRVTFEEAGADPVENLYARIGTAAPHLMLTGHTDVVPPGDETKWTHPPFASEIAGGVLYGRGAVDMKGAIAAKIAAALDHVAAHRGKPKGSISFLITGDEEGIAVNGTIKLLKWAAERGEKFDHAILGEPTNPEKLGDMMKIGRRGSQNGTLVVTGKQGHVAYPELADNPVRHIAALMVAINAEPIDDGTAHFGASNLEFTSIDVGNKTVNLIPAEARARFNIRFNDTRTRAELRKLIEARAARAAGKSIRWHIEWEPSNADVFLTPPGPFVELVSSAIREVTGLTPKLSTTGGTSDARFIKDYCPVIEFGLLSQQMHKIDEHVATADLVALTAIYRHILERYFG, encoded by the coding sequence ATGCCCGCCGACCCAATCGCCATCGCCCGCGATCTCATCTCCTGCCCCTCGGTGACGCCGGCCGAAGGCGGCGCGCTCGCGTACATCGAAAAGGTGCTGCAGGGCGCGGGTTTCAGGGTACATCGCGTGACCTTCGAGGAAGCAGGCGCCGATCCGGTCGAGAATCTCTACGCGCGGATCGGCACAGCGGCGCCGCATCTGATGCTGACCGGGCACACGGACGTGGTGCCGCCGGGCGACGAGACGAAATGGACGCACCCGCCGTTCGCGAGCGAGATCGCGGGGGGCGTGCTCTACGGCCGCGGCGCAGTCGACATGAAGGGCGCCATCGCCGCCAAGATCGCGGCGGCGCTCGACCATGTCGCGGCGCACCGGGGCAAGCCGAAAGGCTCGATCTCGTTCCTCATCACCGGCGACGAAGAAGGCATCGCGGTCAACGGCACGATCAAGCTTCTGAAATGGGCGGCCGAGCGCGGCGAGAAATTCGACCACGCGATCCTGGGCGAGCCGACCAATCCGGAGAAGCTCGGCGACATGATGAAGATCGGCCGGCGCGGCTCCCAGAACGGCACGCTGGTGGTCACCGGCAAGCAGGGGCACGTCGCCTATCCGGAGCTTGCCGACAATCCGGTTCGCCACATCGCGGCGCTGATGGTCGCGATCAACGCCGAGCCGATCGACGACGGCACGGCGCATTTCGGCGCGTCGAACCTGGAGTTCACCTCGATCGACGTCGGCAACAAGACCGTGAACCTGATTCCCGCCGAGGCGCGCGCGCGCTTCAACATCCGCTTCAACGATACGCGCACGCGTGCGGAGCTGCGCAAGCTGATCGAGGCGCGCGCCGCACGAGCGGCGGGGAAAAGCATCCGCTGGCACATCGAATGGGAGCCGTCGAACGCGGACGTGTTTCTCACGCCGCCGGGGCCGTTCGTCGAGCTGGTGAGCAGCGCGATCCGCGAGGTGACAGGGCTCACGCCCAAGCTCTCGACCACAGGCGGCACCTCGGACGCGCGCTTCATCAAGGACTATTGCCCGGTGATCGAGTTCGGCCTCTTGAGCCAGCAGATGCACAAGATCGACGAGCACGTCGCGACCGCCGATCTGGTGGCACTGACCGCGATCTACCGGCACATTCTGGAGCGGTATTTCGGGTGA
- a CDS encoding type II toxin-antitoxin system HicA family toxin: MADFYRDLAKILRANGFVLVRGGKGSHEIWLNRSTNRQVTVPRTTKSVIQPMKS; the protein is encoded by the coding sequence ATGGCCGATTTCTACCGCGATCTGGCAAAAATCCTCCGCGCAAACGGCTTCGTCCTCGTCCGCGGCGGCAAGGGTAGCCACGAGATTTGGTTGAACCGTTCAACCAACCGGCAAGTAACGGTGCCGCGTACCACGAAGTCCGTCATTCAGCCAATGAAGTCTTGA
- a CDS encoding DUF1902 domain-containing protein has protein sequence MPELQGIDPSPKSTDLADMTRDITIQARWDSEASVWLATRDDVPGLVVEADTWPGMINEVELILPELLEVAGQGGQRLSLIFKAEEHRDLATA, from the coding sequence GTGCCCGAACTTCAAGGGATTGACCCCTCGCCGAAATCAACCGATCTTGCCGACATGACACGCGATATCACCATCCAGGCGCGGTGGGACAGCGAAGCCAGCGTCTGGCTCGCGACCAGAGACGACGTTCCGGGCCTGGTGGTCGAGGCCGATACATGGCCGGGCATGATCAATGAAGTTGAGCTGATCTTGCCAGAGCTGCTCGAAGTGGCTGGTCAAGGAGGGCAGCGGCTGTCCCTGATCTTCAAGGCGGAAGAGCATCGCGACCTCGCGACAGCCTGA